In Candidatus Edwardsbacteria bacterium, a single genomic region encodes these proteins:
- the infA gene encoding translation initiation factor IF-1, whose protein sequence is MAKQEGIQVEGTVAENLPNATFRVELPNGHKILAHISGKMRMHFIKILPGDKVTVELSPYDLTRGRIVYRFK, encoded by the coding sequence ATGGCCAAACAGGAAGGGATACAGGTAGAAGGAACGGTGGCGGAAAATCTTCCCAACGCCACTTTCAGAGTGGAGCTACCCAATGGTCATAAGATACTGGCCCATATCTCCGGGAAAATGAGGATGCATTTCATCAAGATCCTTCCCGGCGACAAGGTGACGGTGGAGCTTTCTCCCTACGACCTGACCCGGGGCCGGATAGTATACCGTTTCAAGTAA